The window CCTGCTCGGGCTCGCGGGGCACTGTGGCGACGCCGACGATGGTGGCCTTGCCCTCCTGCTCGGCTAGCGCGACGACACAGAGCATGTCGCGCGGCTGGTAGCCGATCATGCGCGGCAGTGCGGTCGCCAGACCCTGGGGCGTGATGGTGGGCGTTGCAGCCATGGTGTCCTCCTGTGGTGTGGTTGATAGTTAGAGTCTACTTGTTTTCTGCCCTAGTGGGTAGTGCCTACTTGTTTTGTCTCAGGTGGTGGACTCCCCCGCGTTCTCCTGGCTCGGGCGCCGGTGGTCGCGGATCTGGTGGTACCTGACTCGGGCGACGTTCCACCCTTCGGGCCGGTAGACCGTGACGGTCTTGGCGTTGACGCGGGTCACACGTTCCCACTCGTTGCGGCGGATCTGGATGAGGTCGCCGGGGGCGATGTCCTCACGGGTGTAGGCGCGCGTCTGGCCTGCCTCGACCTGCTGGGCGCGTACGTGCCGCCAGTGCTCGAGCTGCGCGCGTGCGTGGTCGAGTTCTTCGCTGGGGCGGCCGTTGGTCTGCCGCTCGAGGCGGCGCACATCGGCAGTGAGTGCGTCGATGCGGCGGGCGACCTGGTGCGGCTCCTCGCGGCCGCTGGCCTCGCTGGCTGCCGTCTCGGCTCGGCGCCGGGCCTCGTCGGCCTGGCGCTGCTGCTCGACGCTGCGGCCAAGCAGAGCGTGGGCGCGCTCCTGGTCGCGCTCGGCTCCGCGCTGGCTGTGGTGGCCGACGAGGATCGGCTGACCTCCCGCGAACCGCTGGTTGATCTGCTCCGCCCTGTTCCATGCTGCGTCGCTGTCGCCTGGCGTCGTTCGGCTCGCTGGGCGAACCGCTCGGCTCGGTCGCTTGCGCGCTCGGCCCGGTCGGCCTCGGCCTCGACCTGGTCCGCGGGGCGTGGCGTCGATGGTCACCGCCACGGTGAACCTGCGGTCCGCAGGTCGGTCGCGGTCTGCTCGATCGCGTCGCGCTTGGGCGCACGGTCTCGGGTGTGCGGCAGGTACCACGCGCCCAGGTTGCGGCTCCATCGCCACCTGTTCGCGACCAGGGCCGGCTTGGTGCCGTCACCGCGCGCGGTGCCCTCGATCGTGGTCCCTTCGGCGCTGGTGTGGGTGATGTGCAGGTCTGCGGTGTCGCTTCGGGTCATGGCGTGTCCTGTCTGTTGGGTGGGCTGGGTGTCAGTGCTCAGGCGGGGATGCCCAAGAAGGCGTGAAGTGCGGTGTCGAGTCCTGCGGGTGCGACGGGGTCGGCGTCCCACAGGTAGCGGCCGGTTCGGGCTTCGTCGCGTGCGCACTCGGCCGCGAAACGCTCCGCGTCGTCACGGCTGACCAGGCTGAACTGAACGGCGTAGGCATAGGCGGCGCGGTGGACGTACTCGACCGCGCGGCGCACCTCTGCGGCTGCTCGTCGGGGCACTGCTCGGCCTCGTAGCCGTGCTGGCACAGCTGCGGCGCGTCGATCATGGGTCCTCCCGCTATTGGATGAGTGGCTACTTGTTTGTCAGGCGCGCGGGATGCGGCGGGCCTGGATGGCGTGCACGATCTCCATCAGGTCGCGGACGTAGTCCAACGTCGCGACCCCCGCGCGCCCCTGCTCGACCTCGCCCAGCCAGCGGTCGGCCTTGCTGAGCGCTTCGTCGTGGATCGCGTCGAGGATGCGGCAGGCCTCGGTGGTTGGTCGGGCGGTCCTGGACACGCCACAGGGCCGAGTCAAGGCCTGCCTCTCGGGCCAGCATCACCGGGTTGGCCGTGGTCTCGACTCGCGTGCTCATCGTGTCCTCCTGTGGTGTGGTTGATAGTTAGAGTCTACTTGTTTTATTGCCTAGTGGGTAGTGCCTACTTGTTTTGTCTCACATGGTGAGCACCCAGAAAACCGCAGCATTCCGCGCGAAACCGGGCCACCCCCACCCCTCCAAGGCCGCCTGTCCCCCGAGCTCTACGCCACCACCGGCGGGCTCGACCAGCTGAGACCGGCCACGGGCGCCGACGCCGTGGTGCTGGGCTCGGGTGGCTCGCCCGACGCGGCAGCGGCGGGCGAGCCGCACGCGCACAGCACCACACCACACAGACAGCCCGCCAGGGCTGGCCGCCACCACCGGCCGCAGGCCGGCGGCCCGACCCCACCCGAGGCCGAGCCGCCGGTGACGCTCAGTCCTCGTCGGGGAGCATGATGACGAAGGTCATCGCGCCGCTGTCGTCGGCACCGACGAC is drawn from Luteipulveratus halotolerans and contains these coding sequences:
- a CDS encoding DUF3560 domain-containing protein — translated: MTIDATPRGPGRGRGRPGRARKRPSRAVRPASRTTPGDSDAAWNRAEQINQRFAGGQPILVGHHSQRGAERDQERAHALLGRSVEQQRQADEARRRAETAASEASGREEPHQVARRIDALTADVRRLERQTNGRPSEELDHARAQLEHWRHVRAQQVEAGQTRAYTREDIAPGDLIQIRRNEWERVTRVNAKTVTVYRPEGWNVARVRYHQIRDHRRPSQENAGESTT